From the Streptomyces sp. KMM 9044 genome, one window contains:
- a CDS encoding FHA domain-containing protein — protein sequence MSDIVMDDARVSWHHAVLHPEDGHRTLEDEHSANATYTDGHLLVAVPQDPPAPEAPLSRTADPRPLLTRAEEVLAGYRAAVEARAGGLDGEGFRVRTRGLRVGLVVDGESLWFYDSDHGRWIYTDGTRLHIYAVDEPPRATEAPEAVGHAPTRIVPGEPVRSVPAEPTRVVTSGPPGA from the coding sequence TTGAGCGACATCGTCATGGACGACGCCCGGGTCTCCTGGCATCACGCGGTGCTCCATCCCGAAGACGGCCACCGGACCCTTGAGGACGAGCACAGCGCCAACGCCACCTACACCGACGGCCACCTGCTGGTTGCGGTGCCCCAGGACCCGCCCGCCCCCGAAGCACCCCTGTCCCGCACCGCCGACCCCCGGCCGCTGCTCACCCGGGCCGAGGAGGTCCTGGCCGGTTACCGGGCCGCCGTCGAGGCACGGGCCGGCGGTCTTGACGGCGAGGGCTTTCGCGTACGCACCCGAGGCCTGCGCGTCGGCCTCGTCGTCGACGGGGAGTCCCTGTGGTTCTACGACTCCGACCACGGGCGCTGGATCTACACCGACGGCACCAGGCTGCACATCTACGCCGTCGACGAACCTCCCCGCGCCACCGAGGCCCCGGAAGCCGTGGGGCACGCTCCCACCCGGATCGTTCCCGGCGAACCCGTCCGGTCCGTACCCGCCGAACCCACCCGCGTCGTCACCTCGGGCCCTCCCGGAGCGTGA
- a CDS encoding streptophobe family protein: MSSRTLADLAIARHGWAQALVTVLGGLIAMGVVAALGLWATGAADLPDGSFPEVLAATVVTAVGGSVHLSGDAGDLAGTEGGLTVMPLSVTLTGALFIGWAFLRPLRHRAVTGAPELAGWAARIVALWLIALLGLAFAARHTFEISLGEGALGDLGDLFGVTPEVGFAADVPLTVLVGLLWVAGVLVLALLVSRGAPLPGRLLRFQTAVRPAAHAMLQLLLVFVVIGVVIALVVAATRGRPAETFAVLLLGLPNVTWLALTIGLGATWDGRVEGPFGLPMPHLLDEVLRTGDVSALNLSTLAEHDGRVWWLPVAAAVLLLAVAFAMAALSPARVRAWQHAVRLAVALALTVLMICLTGRISARLGLSVLGIGDLGTGLSGQVLLEPRLPTALGPALLWGLTAGFAGALLAQRTRRRGRSDG; this comes from the coding sequence GTGAGTTCACGCACCCTCGCCGACCTGGCGATCGCCCGACACGGCTGGGCGCAGGCCCTCGTCACGGTGCTGGGCGGGCTGATCGCCATGGGAGTCGTGGCCGCGCTCGGACTGTGGGCGACCGGTGCCGCGGACCTTCCGGACGGTTCCTTCCCCGAGGTGCTCGCGGCGACCGTCGTCACGGCCGTCGGCGGGTCGGTGCACCTGTCCGGCGACGCGGGGGACCTGGCCGGCACGGAGGGTGGCCTGACCGTCATGCCGCTGTCCGTCACCCTCACCGGCGCCCTGTTCATCGGCTGGGCCTTTCTGCGCCCGTTGCGCCACCGGGCCGTCACCGGGGCGCCGGAGCTGGCCGGATGGGCAGCGAGGATCGTCGCCCTCTGGCTGATCGCCCTGCTCGGGCTGGCGTTCGCCGCCCGGCACACGTTCGAGATCTCCCTCGGGGAAGGCGCCCTGGGTGATCTCGGTGATCTGTTCGGGGTCACCCCCGAGGTCGGCTTCGCCGCCGATGTGCCGCTGACCGTACTCGTCGGCCTGCTCTGGGTGGCGGGTGTCCTGGTGCTGGCCCTGCTGGTGTCGCGCGGCGCCCCGCTGCCGGGCCGGCTGCTCCGGTTCCAGACGGCGGTACGGCCCGCGGCGCACGCGATGCTGCAACTGCTGCTCGTCTTCGTCGTCATCGGTGTCGTGATCGCACTGGTCGTCGCGGCGACGCGGGGGCGCCCGGCGGAGACGTTCGCCGTACTCCTGCTCGGCCTGCCCAACGTGACCTGGCTCGCGCTGACCATCGGGCTGGGCGCCACCTGGGACGGCAGGGTGGAAGGCCCTTTCGGGCTGCCCATGCCGCACCTCCTCGACGAGGTGCTGCGCACCGGGGACGTCTCGGCACTGAACCTGAGCACGCTCGCCGAGCACGACGGCAGGGTGTGGTGGCTGCCGGTGGCCGCCGCGGTCCTGCTGCTGGCCGTGGCGTTCGCGATGGCGGCTCTGTCACCGGCCCGGGTCCGGGCCTGGCAGCACGCCGTGCGCCTGGCGGTGGCACTCGCGCTGACGGTGCTGATGATCTGCCTGACCGGCCGGATCTCCGCCCGGCTCGGCCTGTCCGTGCTCGGCATCGGCGACCTGGGCACGGGGCTCTCCGGTCAGGTCCTGCTGGAACCACGCCTGCCGACCGCGCTGGGGCCTGCCCTCCTGTGGGGCCTGACGGCGGGCTTCGCGGGCGCGCTGCTGGCCCAAAGGACGCGCCGTCGGGGCCGGTCGGACGGCTGA
- a CDS encoding PRC-barrel domain containing protein encodes MSELLTVRCLTTLPVVTLGGDAVAHVKDTVLGPVAGCNTSFTLTGRTLPSGPLPRDLPWPAVHSLGRHTVMVRDEEALCDLPLSVARRDAPRGRLLGAQVLADEGDALGAVLDVLVEGGTSGRGVAFRLAAHRDLVPGPRHRR; translated from the coding sequence ATGAGCGAGCTGTTGACGGTGCGGTGCCTGACGACGCTGCCCGTGGTGACGCTCGGCGGCGATGCCGTCGCTCACGTCAAGGACACCGTCCTCGGCCCCGTGGCCGGCTGCAACACGAGCTTCACCCTCACCGGCCGGACTCTGCCGTCGGGCCCGCTGCCCCGGGACCTGCCCTGGCCGGCGGTGCACTCCCTCGGCCGTCACACGGTCATGGTCCGCGACGAGGAGGCGCTGTGCGACCTGCCCCTGTCGGTGGCCCGCCGCGACGCCCCGCGCGGGCGGCTGCTCGGCGCACAGGTCCTCGCCGACGAGGGCGACGCGCTCGGCGCGGTGCTCGACGTCCTGGTCGAGGGAGGCACCAGCGGCCGGGGCGTCGCCTTCCGGCTTGCCGCGCACCGGGATCTGGTGCCGGGTCCGAGGCACCGGCGGTAG
- a CDS encoding ATP-binding protein codes for MTDHLDGAVIPTGFDVPVEPLRRTAHFTGEPGCIAEARAFATLFLEQLRAEWCATIGERTDGAALLIVSELVTNADRHSNGPYILELEGTDEAITVTVYDSSGTLPRVYPHDPERIGCHGLEIVQALARDVLAERIPVGKRVRAALSLDAG; via the coding sequence ATGACCGACCACCTGGACGGGGCAGTGATACCGACTGGTTTCGATGTACCCGTTGAACCGCTACGGCGGACAGCACACTTCACCGGCGAGCCGGGTTGCATCGCCGAGGCGCGTGCCTTCGCCACGCTGTTCCTCGAACAGCTCAGGGCCGAGTGGTGTGCCACGATCGGTGAGCGGACCGACGGCGCGGCGCTCCTGATCGTGAGTGAACTGGTCACCAACGCCGACCGGCACAGCAACGGCCCGTACATCCTGGAGCTGGAGGGTACGGACGAAGCGATCACGGTCACCGTCTACGACAGCAGCGGCACACTGCCCCGCGTCTACCCCCACGACCCCGAGCGCATCGGCTGCCACGGCCTGGAGATCGTGCAGGCTCTCGCACGTGACGTTCTCGCCGAGCGGATACCGGTCGGAAAGCGGGTCCGTGCTGCGCTGAGCCTCGACGCCGGATGA
- a CDS encoding RNA polymerase sigma factor SigF encodes METVVIRSQAQVVEKDAKTGTGDGSLPGVANPLAVAPRDAKELSRQFFRRLAELEEGTHEYQYARNTLIEMNMSLVRFAAGRFRGRGDDMEDIVQTGMIGLIKAIDRFELSREVEFTSFALPYIVGEIKRFFRDTTWAVHVPRRLQELRVELAKAREELASRLDREPTVAELATLMNITEEQVNEGRLAANGYNSSSLDAALTGDGPENGESVLADFIGMEEEGLQLVEDFHALAPLMAELSDRDRDIIRMRFVEEATQAEIGERLGCSQMHVSRLIKRIIGRLREGMLGELGCA; translated from the coding sequence ATGGAAACCGTCGTGATCCGGTCGCAGGCGCAGGTCGTCGAGAAGGACGCCAAGACCGGGACGGGCGACGGAAGCCTGCCCGGGGTCGCCAACCCTCTGGCCGTCGCTCCGCGCGACGCCAAGGAGCTCTCCCGTCAGTTCTTCCGTCGCCTGGCGGAGCTCGAGGAGGGCACGCACGAGTACCAGTACGCACGCAACACCCTCATCGAGATGAACATGTCGCTGGTACGGTTCGCGGCCGGACGGTTCCGCGGCCGCGGCGACGACATGGAGGACATCGTCCAGACCGGCATGATCGGTCTGATCAAGGCGATCGACCGTTTCGAGCTGTCGCGCGAGGTCGAGTTCACCTCCTTCGCGCTGCCGTACATCGTCGGCGAGATCAAGCGTTTCTTCCGTGACACCACCTGGGCGGTCCATGTGCCGCGCCGGCTCCAGGAGCTGCGGGTGGAACTCGCCAAGGCCCGCGAGGAACTCGCCAGCCGGCTGGACCGCGAGCCCACGGTCGCCGAGCTCGCCACACTGATGAACATCACCGAGGAACAGGTCAACGAGGGTCGGCTCGCCGCGAACGGCTACAACTCGTCGTCGCTGGACGCCGCCCTCACCGGTGACGGCCCCGAGAACGGCGAGTCCGTTCTGGCCGACTTCATCGGCATGGAGGAGGAGGGGCTGCAGCTCGTCGAGGACTTCCACGCGCTCGCCCCGCTCATGGCCGAGCTCAGCGACCGCGACCGCGACATCATCCGGATGCGGTTCGTGGAGGAGGCCACCCAGGCGGAGATCGGCGAACGGCTCGGGTGCTCGCAGATGCATGTCTCCCGGCTGATCAAGCGGATCATCGGCCGTCTGCGCGAGGGCATGCTGGGCGAGCTGGGCTGCGCCTGA
- a CDS encoding helix-turn-helix domain-containing protein, translating into MSRQVPLDARVIPLRPAQARHVPTRRATAPPTPAPAPTAPTPKEPLWRDLVGDALRRERLAQERTLKDVADTARISLPYLSEVERGRKEASSEVLAAAAQALGLGLGDLLSRAQDELVRVTGRRAPASRDTTRASYDGLCLAA; encoded by the coding sequence GTGAGCAGACAAGTGCCCCTCGACGCCCGTGTCATCCCTCTGCGACCCGCACAGGCGCGCCATGTGCCCACGCGCCGCGCCACCGCCCCACCGACCCCGGCCCCCGCCCCCACCGCCCCCACTCCCAAAGAACCCCTGTGGCGCGACCTGGTCGGCGACGCGCTGCGCCGGGAGCGGCTCGCCCAGGAGCGGACGCTGAAGGACGTCGCCGACACGGCCCGGATCTCCCTGCCGTATCTGTCGGAGGTGGAGCGGGGCCGCAAGGAGGCCTCGTCGGAGGTCCTCGCGGCCGCCGCCCAGGCCCTCGGCCTGGGCCTGGGCGACCTGCTGTCGCGGGCCCAGGACGAACTCGTCCGCGTCACCGGCCGGCGGGCTCCCGCGAGCCGGGACACGACCCGCGCCTCGTACGACGGACTGTGCCTGGCAGCCTGA
- a CDS encoding ClpP family protease — translation MGTYTIPNVVERTPQGERSYDVFSRLLSERIIFLGTEIDDGVAGVVIAQLLHLESSAPESEIAVYINSPGGSYTSLMAIYDTMAFVQAPISTYCVGQAVSTAAVLLAAGDVGRRFVLEHARVLLGQPAAGGQRGTVSDLSLQAKEMLRIRAQVEEVLSRHTHHEVATLRADMDRDKVFTAQEAVVYGLADEVLSRRLAGG, via the coding sequence ATGGGGACGTACACGATTCCGAACGTCGTCGAGCGCACCCCGCAGGGCGAGCGGTCCTACGACGTGTTCAGCCGGCTGCTGTCCGAGCGGATCATCTTCCTCGGCACCGAGATCGACGACGGGGTCGCGGGCGTCGTCATCGCGCAGCTTCTCCATCTGGAGTCGTCGGCCCCGGAGAGCGAGATCGCGGTCTACATCAACTCCCCGGGCGGCTCGTACACCTCGCTCATGGCGATCTACGACACGATGGCGTTCGTCCAGGCGCCGATCTCGACGTACTGCGTCGGGCAGGCGGTGTCCACGGCGGCCGTGCTGCTGGCCGCCGGTGACGTGGGGCGCCGGTTCGTCCTGGAGCACGCGCGGGTGCTCCTCGGGCAGCCGGCCGCGGGCGGGCAGCGGGGCACGGTCTCCGACTTGTCGCTCCAGGCCAAGGAGATGCTGCGGATCCGCGCCCAGGTGGAGGAGGTCCTCTCCCGGCACACCCACCACGAGGTGGCGACGCTGCGGGCGGACATGGACCGCGACAAGGTGTTCACCGCGCAGGAGGCCGTGGTGTACGGCCTGGCCGACGAGGTGCTGAGCCGGCGCCTGGCGGGTGGATGA
- a CDS encoding ATP-dependent Clp protease proteolytic subunit: MSPLSTGLTTGRASGLAAGLHTGRPPAPLPRAEEGDTPPTRFDDHLAAQLLAQRIVLLGTQVDEVSANRVCAQLLILSAEDPRTDISLYVNSPGGSVHAGLAIYDTMRLIPNDVSTLAMGFAASMGQFLLSVGAPGKRYALPNARIMMHQPSAGIGGTTADIEIQAENLEFTKRTIERITAEHTGQPAETVSRDGDRDRWFTAEEAREYGLVDRVVESLDDVRPAATRRRMGL, from the coding sequence ATGTCTCCGCTCAGTACCGGACTCACCACCGGACGCGCATCCGGCCTCGCGGCCGGGCTCCATACCGGCCGGCCGCCGGCCCCGCTGCCCCGGGCCGAGGAGGGCGACACCCCTCCGACCCGGTTCGACGACCACCTGGCCGCCCAGTTGCTCGCCCAGCGAATCGTCCTGCTCGGGACGCAGGTCGACGAGGTCTCCGCCAACCGGGTGTGCGCGCAGCTGCTGATCCTGTCCGCGGAGGACCCGCGCACCGACATCAGCCTGTACGTCAACAGCCCCGGCGGGTCCGTCCACGCCGGCCTGGCGATCTACGACACGATGCGGCTGATCCCCAACGACGTCTCGACGCTCGCCATGGGGTTTGCAGCCAGCATGGGCCAGTTCCTGCTGAGCGTGGGCGCGCCGGGCAAACGGTATGCCCTGCCCAACGCGCGGATCATGATGCACCAGCCGTCCGCCGGGATCGGCGGTACCACCGCCGACATCGAGATCCAGGCGGAGAACCTGGAGTTCACCAAGCGGACGATCGAACGGATCACCGCCGAGCACACCGGCCAGCCGGCGGAGACCGTCTCCCGGGACGGCGATCGCGACCGCTGGTTCACGGCCGAGGAAGCCAGGGAGTACGGATTGGTGGACCGGGTGGTGGAGTCGCTCGACGACGTCCGCCCGGCCGCGACGCGACGCAGGATGGGGCTGTGA
- a CDS encoding VOC family protein — MTTDGFTTCLWYDGRAEEAANFYVSVFKNSGVGRTLRYTEAGPGPEGSVLTVDFTANGQRFVALNGGPEFKFTEAISLQIDCADQGEVDFYWDKLVEGGGEHGPCGWLKDRFGVSWQVVPTRLTELIADPDPRKAARAMKAMMAMGKLDIAALEKAYTGE; from the coding sequence ATGACCACCGACGGATTCACCACGTGTCTCTGGTACGACGGCCGGGCCGAGGAGGCCGCGAACTTCTACGTGTCCGTGTTCAAGAACTCCGGCGTCGGCCGCACCCTCCGGTACACCGAGGCAGGTCCCGGACCCGAGGGCTCTGTGCTCACCGTGGACTTCACGGCCAACGGCCAGCGGTTCGTCGCGCTGAACGGCGGGCCCGAGTTCAAGTTCACCGAGGCGATCTCCCTGCAGATCGACTGCGCCGACCAGGGCGAGGTCGACTTCTACTGGGACAAGCTCGTCGAGGGAGGCGGCGAGCACGGGCCCTGCGGCTGGCTCAAGGACCGGTTCGGCGTGTCCTGGCAGGTCGTTCCCACCCGGCTGACCGAACTGATCGCCGACCCGGACCCCCGGAAGGCGGCCCGCGCGATGAAGGCCATGATGGCGATGGGCAAGCTCGACATCGCCGCCCTGGAGAAGGCCTACACGGGCGAGTGA
- a CDS encoding SGNH/GDSL hydrolase family protein translates to MRKPWVVGVALAAVLLGACGDPSSAPAAGPPSAAPEASAATHQRAAASPDAASAEDSSPGATSSPGTGSAGKPPSVLYLGDSLAMENQEVFGRELRGELRASYTSAPYSGTTLCDYLEGTAERSLVPAADKAAALVRSLRPDYVVLQFWGNAWGYTPCMGGVTYDASRERYLERYAADARRLTEQITAADVARPPRIVWMLQGPDPITPDRIRRVNGLYEKRAAAGGGLLADAGKAVSPAGARHTWSQYLPCNAYERVHPEYCTQRDRDRTALHRDDDYLHFCLAPTTSTPKPCPVRSPGILRMAREITRVIGEHARAR, encoded by the coding sequence ATGCGCAAGCCGTGGGTCGTGGGGGTGGCGCTGGCCGCCGTGCTGCTCGGTGCGTGCGGGGATCCGTCGTCCGCACCGGCCGCCGGACCGCCGTCGGCCGCCCCCGAGGCATCGGCCGCCACGCACCAGCGTGCTGCGGCCTCTCCCGACGCGGCTTCCGCCGAGGACTCCTCCCCCGGTGCCACGTCGTCGCCCGGCACCGGATCCGCCGGGAAGCCGCCCTCCGTGCTGTACCTCGGCGACTCGCTCGCGATGGAGAACCAGGAGGTCTTCGGGCGGGAGCTGCGCGGGGAGTTACGCGCGTCCTACACGAGTGCGCCCTACTCGGGCACCACCCTGTGCGACTACCTGGAGGGTACGGCCGAGCGCTCCCTGGTCCCGGCGGCGGACAAGGCGGCGGCGCTGGTGCGTTCGCTGCGCCCGGACTACGTGGTGCTCCAGTTCTGGGGCAATGCCTGGGGTTACACCCCCTGCATGGGCGGGGTCACCTACGATGCCTCCCGGGAGCGGTACCTCGAGCGGTACGCGGCCGACGCACGGCGCCTCACCGAGCAGATCACCGCGGCCGACGTGGCCCGACCGCCGCGCATCGTGTGGATGTTGCAGGGCCCCGACCCGATCACCCCCGACCGAATCCGCCGGGTGAACGGACTCTACGAGAAGCGGGCCGCCGCCGGCGGCGGCCTCCTGGCGGACGCGGGCAAGGCGGTGAGTCCGGCGGGGGCGCGCCACACCTGGTCGCAGTACCTGCCCTGCAACGCCTACGAGCGGGTCCATCCCGAGTACTGCACCCAGCGGGACCGTGACCGGACGGCCCTGCACCGGGACGACGACTACCTGCACTTCTGTCTGGCGCCCACGACGTCGACACCGAAGCCCTGCCCTGTCCGCTCGCCCGGCATCCTGCGCATGGCACGGGAGATCACCCGGGTGATCGGGGAGCACGCCCGCGCCCGCTGA
- a CDS encoding ribonuclease H family protein, which yields MIGRMRERVVAACDGASKGNPGPAAWAWVIADASETPVRWQAGALGRATNNVAELTALERLLTVTDPDVPLEVRMDSQYAMKAVTTWLPGWKRNGWRTAAGKPVANQELVVGIDELLQGRSVEFRYVPAHQADGDRLNDFADRAASQAAVAQQDAGSDAGSPEPPPSPDTPPAGAAKRRSPGPKTSSRPRGGSSNRTIKAKFPGRCLCGRPYAAGEPIAKNDSGWGHPECRTAESA from the coding sequence ATGATCGGGCGCATGCGTGAACGTGTTGTGGCCGCGTGCGACGGGGCTTCCAAGGGCAACCCCGGACCCGCCGCCTGGGCCTGGGTGATCGCCGACGCCTCCGAGACCCCGGTCCGCTGGCAGGCGGGCGCGCTCGGCAGAGCCACTAACAACGTCGCCGAACTCACCGCGCTGGAGCGACTGCTGACGGTCACCGATCCCGACGTGCCGCTCGAGGTCCGGATGGACTCGCAGTACGCGATGAAGGCCGTCACCACCTGGCTGCCCGGCTGGAAGCGCAACGGCTGGCGGACGGCGGCCGGCAAGCCGGTCGCCAACCAGGAACTGGTCGTCGGCATCGACGAACTCCTGCAGGGCCGCTCGGTCGAGTTCCGCTACGTCCCCGCCCACCAGGCCGACGGCGACCGCCTCAACGACTTCGCCGACCGCGCCGCCAGCCAGGCGGCCGTCGCCCAGCAGGACGCGGGCAGCGACGCGGGCTCGCCCGAGCCGCCGCCCTCCCCGGACACCCCGCCTGCCGGTGCCGCCAAGCGCAGGTCCCCCGGGCCGAAGACGTCCTCCCGGCCGCGCGGCGGCTCCTCGAATCGCACGATCAAGGCGAAGTTCCCGGGCCGCTGCCTGTGCGGTCGGCCCTACGCGGCCGGCGAGCCCATCGCCAAGAACGACAGCGGCTGGGGTCACCCCGAGTGCCGCACGGCCGAGAGCGCCTGA
- a CDS encoding aldo/keto reductase, which produces MDERTFDRSGQHASVIGLGTWQLGADWGDVDDKQALTVLEAAAESGVTFFDTADVYGDGRSEQTIASFLSGRPDLHVLVATKMGRRVDQIPENYVLDNFRAWNDRSRRNLGVDRVDLVQLHCPPTPVYSTDEVFDALDTLVAEERIAAYGVSVETCAEALTAIARPNVASVQIILNPFRMKPLREVLPAARAAGVGVIARVPLASGLLSGRYTKDTVFPENDHRTFNRHGESFDRGETFSGVDYTTGVESAAEFAVLAPEGYTPAQLALRWIVQQPGVTTVIPGARSPEQARANAHAARLPELSEQTLAAIDDLYERRVKEQVENRW; this is translated from the coding sequence ATGGACGAGCGCACATTCGACAGGTCGGGTCAGCACGCCTCCGTGATCGGTCTCGGCACCTGGCAACTCGGTGCGGACTGGGGGGATGTCGACGACAAGCAGGCCCTCACGGTTCTGGAGGCCGCCGCCGAGTCGGGGGTCACCTTCTTCGACACCGCCGATGTGTACGGGGACGGGCGCAGCGAGCAGACCATCGCGTCGTTCCTGAGCGGACGGCCCGACCTGCACGTACTGGTCGCCACCAAGATGGGCCGCCGGGTCGACCAGATCCCGGAGAACTACGTCCTGGACAACTTCCGCGCGTGGAACGACCGCTCGCGCCGAAACCTCGGCGTCGACCGTGTCGACCTGGTTCAGCTGCACTGCCCGCCGACCCCCGTGTACTCCACCGACGAGGTCTTCGACGCTCTCGACACCCTGGTCGCCGAGGAGCGGATCGCCGCGTACGGGGTCAGTGTGGAGACCTGTGCGGAGGCGCTGACCGCGATCGCCCGGCCGAACGTGGCGAGCGTGCAGATCATCCTCAACCCGTTCCGCATGAAGCCGCTGCGCGAGGTGCTCCCGGCGGCCCGCGCGGCGGGCGTCGGCGTCATCGCCCGCGTCCCGCTCGCCTCCGGCCTGCTGTCCGGCAGGTACACCAAGGACACCGTCTTCCCCGAGAACGACCACCGCACCTTCAACCGGCACGGTGAGTCGTTCGACCGGGGCGAGACGTTCTCCGGTGTCGACTACACGACCGGCGTCGAGTCCGCCGCCGAGTTCGCGGTGCTCGCCCCCGAGGGATACACCCCGGCACAGCTCGCCCTGCGCTGGATCGTTCAGCAGCCCGGAGTCACCACCGTCATCCCCGGCGCACGCTCGCCCGAGCAGGCCCGCGCCAACGCGCACGCCGCCCGGCTCCCGGAGCTGTCCGAGCAGACGCTCGCCGCGATCGACGACCTGTACGAGCGGCGGGTCAAGGAGCAGGTGGAAAACCGCTGGTGA
- a CDS encoding DUF6328 family protein has product MSHTQQGESGRRGLDESEEERADRMWQELVQEVRVAQTGVRILLGFLLTVVFTPEYAELSDVNQKICIVTVVLGACAAGALIGPLSLHRLVSGRRVKPQAVRWAARLTMLGLLLLLATAATSLLLVLGVATDDDFVPYLVAGMAAWYLLCWFALPMWTRHRHTAP; this is encoded by the coding sequence GTGTCACACACGCAGCAGGGCGAGAGCGGTCGCAGAGGCCTCGACGAGAGCGAGGAGGAGCGCGCGGACCGGATGTGGCAGGAACTCGTCCAGGAAGTCCGCGTCGCCCAGACGGGCGTCCGGATCCTCCTCGGATTCCTGCTGACCGTCGTGTTCACCCCCGAGTATGCCGAACTGTCCGACGTCAACCAGAAGATCTGCATCGTCACGGTCGTCCTCGGGGCCTGCGCCGCCGGTGCGCTCATCGGGCCCCTCTCCCTGCACCGGCTCGTGTCCGGGCGGCGGGTCAAACCGCAGGCGGTGCGATGGGCGGCCCGGCTGACCATGCTCGGCCTTCTCCTGCTGCTCGCCACCGCCGCCACCTCCCTGCTGCTCGTCCTGGGGGTCGCCACCGACGACGACTTCGTCCCGTACCTGGTCGCCGGAATGGCCGCCTGGTACCTGCTGTGCTGGTTCGCGCTTCCGATGTGGACCCGGCACCGGCACACGGCACCGTGA
- a CDS encoding SsgA family sporulation/cell division regulator, translated as MNAAVHKTLVMELQTGVTDRFPVLTHLSYDSSDPFAVTLAFSHDGRVLARWRLDRGMLADGLTRPVGTGDVRLRPESRGVERELRMEFLGETHADGSRHHAVVFAWAGTVGDFLCDTFHSVPPGSEETRLDDFLTEVLTGH; from the coding sequence ATGAACGCGGCAGTGCACAAGACCTTGGTGATGGAGCTCCAGACGGGCGTCACGGACCGCTTTCCCGTGCTCACGCACCTGAGCTACGACTCCTCCGACCCGTTCGCCGTCACGCTCGCCTTCAGCCACGACGGCCGGGTCCTGGCGCGCTGGCGGCTCGACCGCGGGATGCTCGCCGACGGCCTCACCCGCCCGGTCGGAACCGGTGACGTGCGACTGCGCCCGGAGTCGAGAGGAGTGGAGCGGGAGCTGCGGATGGAGTTCCTCGGTGAGACCCACGCCGACGGCAGCCGGCACCACGCGGTGGTGTTCGCGTGGGCCGGCACGGTGGGGGACTTCCTGTGCGACACCTTCCACTCGGTCCCGCCCGGCAGTGAGGAGACCCGCCTCGACGACTTCCTCACGGAGGTCCTCACGGGCCACTGA